Proteins from one Listeria weihenstephanensis genomic window:
- the thiI gene encoding tRNA uracil 4-sulfurtransferase ThiI, whose amino-acid sequence MKYDRIVVRYGELSTKGRNRKQFIKKLAHNVKRAIADFPEVKVFGERDRMYLLLNGADDQVILERLRPIFGIQSFSPAVRVPQDLEEMKQAGLSLVRAMHQPGGSFKVNARRADRSFELDTNGINQELGGYILQNMEDLHVDVKKPDVKLLVDVRSEGIFLSCQTIQGAGGLPVSSSGRAMLMLSGGIDSPVAGYLAMKRGVEVEAVHFHSPPYTSERAKQKAVDLAGKLAQYSGQVQMHVVPFTAIQEMIKKQIPEGFTMTVTRRMMLRITDELRRRREGLAIVNGESLGQVASQTLESMLAINAVTPTPIIRPVVSMDKNEIIEIAQAIDTYDISVQPFEDCCTIFTPPSPKTRPKLEKVERYESFIDFEAMVQEAVNMTETFSVEVADTKKVQDEFSDLF is encoded by the coding sequence ATGAAATATGATCGTATAGTCGTTCGGTACGGCGAATTATCAACAAAAGGCCGTAATCGGAAACAGTTTATTAAAAAATTAGCGCATAATGTGAAACGCGCAATTGCAGATTTTCCAGAAGTGAAAGTGTTTGGCGAACGGGATCGGATGTATTTGCTATTGAATGGAGCGGATGATCAGGTTATTTTAGAGCGTTTGCGTCCGATTTTCGGCATTCAGTCGTTTAGTCCGGCGGTTCGGGTACCTCAAGATTTGGAGGAAATGAAGCAAGCTGGGTTGTCACTTGTACGTGCGATGCATCAGCCAGGTGGTAGTTTTAAAGTGAATGCGCGCCGTGCGGATCGTTCGTTTGAGCTCGATACGAACGGGATTAATCAGGAGCTTGGCGGGTATATTTTGCAGAATATGGAGGATTTACATGTTGATGTGAAGAAGCCAGACGTGAAGTTGCTTGTAGACGTTCGAAGCGAAGGTATTTTCTTGTCATGCCAAACGATTCAAGGTGCTGGTGGCTTGCCGGTGAGTTCTTCTGGGCGCGCGATGTTGATGCTTTCGGGCGGGATTGATAGTCCTGTTGCGGGGTATTTGGCGATGAAACGTGGCGTTGAAGTCGAGGCAGTGCATTTCCATAGTCCACCATATACGAGTGAACGCGCGAAGCAAAAAGCGGTTGATTTAGCTGGTAAATTGGCACAATATAGCGGTCAAGTACAGATGCATGTTGTACCATTTACAGCGATTCAAGAAATGATTAAAAAACAGATTCCAGAAGGCTTTACAATGACAGTGACGCGTAGGATGATGTTGCGGATTACGGATGAACTGCGTCGCCGTCGTGAAGGATTGGCGATTGTGAATGGTGAGAGTTTAGGCCAGGTGGCGAGTCAGACGCTAGAGAGCATGCTTGCGATCAATGCTGTGACGCCAACGCCGATTATCCGACCTGTAGTATCGATGGATAAAAATGAGATTATTGAGATTGCACAAGCAATTGATACGTATGATATTTCGGTACAGCCGTTCGAGGATTGCTGTACGATTTTCACGCCTCCTTCTCCAAAAACACGCCCTAAATTAGAAAAAGTAGAGCGTTACGAGAGCTTTATCGATTTTGAGGCGATGGTACAAGAAGCTGTGAATATGACAGAAACATTTTCAGTGGAAGTTGCTGATACGAAGAAAGTACAGGATGAATTTTCAGATCTATTTTAA
- a CDS encoding acetylornithine transaminase — MSDLFPTYAKFPIEIVEGKGTVVKDANGKAYLDFTSGIAVCNLGHCHDEVLASVQNQLGQIWHTSNLFESSIQEQVATKLIAGVDRAVFFCNSGAEANEAALKLAKKHTGCDEIITFKQSFHGRTIATMTATGQGKIHDGFGALLPGFTYLPYNDLAALKNMISGKTAAVMLEVIQGEGGVLPATTEFLVGASELCQKNGALLIIDEVQTGMGRTGKRFAFEHAGIEPDIFTLAKGLGNGLPVGAMVGKAELAETFGPGVHGSTFGGNKIAMAAAETVIDIIFDDDFLAGVTEKGVYFKELLTEKIAANIVEIRGDGLMLGIELETEAGSVVKALQEIGLLTLTAGPNVLRILPPLTVTKIELEQAANLIASVLIKQEVGMK, encoded by the coding sequence ATGAGCGATTTATTTCCAACATATGCAAAATTTCCAATCGAGATTGTAGAAGGGAAAGGAACCGTTGTTAAAGACGCGAATGGCAAAGCGTATCTTGATTTTACATCGGGCATCGCCGTTTGCAATTTAGGACATTGTCACGACGAGGTACTGGCTTCTGTGCAAAATCAACTCGGTCAAATTTGGCATACATCCAACCTATTTGAAAGCAGTATTCAAGAACAAGTAGCGACTAAACTAATCGCTGGTGTCGACCGCGCTGTATTTTTCTGTAACAGTGGGGCAGAAGCCAATGAAGCCGCGCTCAAACTAGCGAAAAAACATACTGGATGTGATGAGATTATCACGTTCAAACAGTCCTTTCATGGTCGCACAATTGCCACGATGACGGCGACGGGGCAAGGAAAAATCCACGATGGTTTCGGCGCACTCCTTCCAGGTTTTACATACTTACCATACAATGATTTAGCAGCTCTTAAAAACATGATTTCTGGAAAAACCGCAGCTGTCATGCTAGAAGTTATTCAAGGCGAAGGCGGTGTACTCCCAGCTACGACGGAATTTTTAGTTGGCGCATCAGAATTATGTCAGAAAAACGGTGCCTTGCTCATTATCGACGAAGTCCAAACAGGAATGGGCCGTACTGGAAAACGTTTTGCTTTTGAACATGCCGGGATTGAACCAGACATTTTTACATTGGCAAAAGGGCTTGGAAATGGCTTGCCAGTTGGCGCGATGGTTGGGAAGGCTGAACTTGCGGAAACATTTGGGCCAGGCGTCCACGGTTCGACATTTGGTGGAAATAAAATCGCGATGGCGGCGGCAGAAACTGTCATTGATATCATTTTTGATGATGATTTCCTTGCAGGTGTGACTGAAAAGGGTGTTTATTTTAAAGAATTGCTCACTGAAAAAATAGCAGCAAACATCGTCGAGATTCGTGGGGATGGTTTGATGCTCGGAATAGAGTTGGAAACAGAGGCAGGCTCGGTAGTTAAGGCGCTACAAGAAATCGGATTACTCACATTGACCGCTGGCCCCAATGTTTTGCGAATTTTACCACCGTTAACGGTAACGAAAATAGAGCTTGAACAGGCGGCGAATTTGATCGCGTCAGTGCTTATAAAACAGGAAGTAGGGATGAAATAA
- a CDS encoding cysteine desulfurase family protein: MIYFDNSATTKPLDACVETYTKVATNYFANPSSLHRYGAKVSDLHEQARTLVAGMLSVSPEEVIFTSGGTESNNMAIKGIAGFYSNRGKHIITTAIEHPSVQNTMRYLETQGFEVTRLPVDASGVISVADLKNALREDTILVSVMHVNNEVGSVQPIAEIATLLEDREQTFFHVDHVQGLTKVALDMAGIDLVSVSGHKVHGLKGTGVLIKKKRVSLTPLLDGGGQEFGLRNGTENTAGVVAFAKALRIGLEDQKAHFTDLETIRDYLLTALADIPEVSIHTDKKKAAPHICCFSVIGHRGEILVHALEEYEMYVSTTSACSSRAKLASSTLKAMKVTDEEAVGAVRVSLSYQNTMAEAQRFIEVIQVIIKNLNEVVK; the protein is encoded by the coding sequence ATGATTTATTTTGATAATAGTGCAACGACGAAACCGCTAGATGCGTGCGTGGAAACCTATACAAAAGTAGCGACGAATTATTTTGCGAATCCGTCGTCGCTTCATCGGTATGGCGCGAAGGTGAGCGACTTGCATGAACAGGCGCGAACACTTGTGGCAGGAATGCTTAGCGTGAGTCCTGAAGAAGTTATTTTTACATCGGGTGGGACGGAAAGTAACAACATGGCGATAAAAGGCATCGCTGGTTTCTATTCTAATAGAGGGAAACATATAATTACGACGGCAATCGAGCATCCATCCGTTCAAAATACGATGCGGTATTTGGAGACGCAAGGCTTTGAGGTCACGCGCCTTCCTGTAGACGCATCCGGTGTCATTTCGGTGGCAGATTTGAAAAATGCATTGCGCGAAGATACGATTTTAGTGTCTGTGATGCATGTGAACAATGAAGTCGGCTCTGTGCAACCGATAGCGGAGATTGCGACGCTACTTGAGGACCGAGAGCAGACGTTTTTTCATGTGGACCATGTGCAAGGTTTGACAAAAGTGGCGCTTGATATGGCAGGGATCGATTTAGTGAGCGTTTCTGGACATAAAGTGCATGGCTTGAAGGGAACTGGCGTTTTAATAAAGAAGAAACGTGTATCATTGACGCCGCTTTTAGATGGTGGTGGACAGGAATTTGGGCTGCGTAATGGAACGGAGAATACGGCTGGAGTAGTGGCGTTTGCGAAGGCTTTACGAATCGGTTTGGAGGATCAAAAAGCGCATTTCACAGACTTAGAGACGATTCGTGATTATTTGCTAACGGCGCTTGCCGACATTCCGGAAGTATCGATTCATACAGATAAAAAGAAGGCCGCTCCTCATATTTGCTGTTTTTCCGTTATTGGGCATCGCGGTGAAATTTTAGTCCATGCGCTCGAGGAATATGAAATGTATGTTTCGACGACAAGCGCGTGTTCTTCCCGTGCCAAACTCGCCAGCAGTACGTTAAAAGCAATGAAGGTGACGGATGAAGAGGCGGTAGGTGCAGTTCGCGTGAGCCTGTCTTATCAAAACACGATGGCAGAAGCGCAACGTTTTATAGAAGTAATACAAGTGATTATCAAAAATTTGAATGAAGTGGTGAAATGA
- a CDS encoding CsbD family protein, whose product MVDDKGKKDQLKGDVKEKTGKLTGDKEKQTEGFVEKTKGKVKEAASDVKEAAEGLKKGMKKESDKEK is encoded by the coding sequence ATGGTAGACGATAAAGGCAAGAAGGATCAATTAAAAGGTGATGTCAAAGAAAAGACAGGGAAATTGACTGGCGATAAAGAGAAGCAGACAGAGGGCTTTGTGGAGAAAACGAAGGGCAAAGTGAAGGAAGCCGCGTCGGATGTAAAGGAAGCCGCAGAAGGCTTGAAAAAAGGTATGAAAAAGGAATCGGATAAAGAGAAATAA
- a CDS encoding glycosyl hydrolase family 28-related protein yields MAEMKRNNVKDFGALGDGDLTKDDSVAIQKAIDDLYKSPIDGVSGLFEEGGIVYFPPGSYVVKKPIYIKRAGVTLEGLTPMSTQIVPISEELVGKKSFDDQTDGNAVFEFVYYNGAELPGNRTFIRNIGIRNLGFNLRGINTTTTIRILRPYDLCLFENLIFFNIRGTAIKAVGEYGEIPDTKAKGLGQGLILRDIHIDNSATVSDSMTNGIYTTTTKLLDSGRIDLAEKPAIHLENINESSLTNVKFIACMSQVDENGNIIRKQVGDEMVRTPAQAPRQGVLLEGCAGISIKESSFTNISKPAIHIRRGTYGRQMQALYHFIQSNTFEEITGSGVTIDGGAPQTDDKGRKGVSQITISENRFLGNSINQYAYILDNCDLVTIRDRATIYIGEKASNTTVYAVDTNSGITPKIVDKGLRSIIMGRKYNTLDQENTYTFNTRIEPRRITIPTISKNNLYNSSVKDVEGDIVLVASDDSSEHKLAILRKWIDGSLRWTYMQSELVLAGQLEAINPFLVEDTYIRGVYSGDVWSLIVTATLMDGSVIVKKGGTLKDDGTFEFYYKGVVKEFRRCKGIQVETLDRAGNKLSEHNVEIIRPTLLISPNYQVGGSFITGNYTMVKTLGLYVADEDVEYPGGDLNSDGSLNIMHCLE; encoded by the coding sequence ATGGCAGAGATGAAGAGAAATAATGTAAAAGATTTTGGGGCACTTGGGGATGGAGATTTGACGAAAGATGATTCAGTAGCTATACAGAAAGCAATTGATGATTTGTACAAGTCACCGATTGATGGGGTTTCTGGATTATTTGAAGAAGGTGGAATTGTATATTTTCCTCCAGGTAGCTATGTGGTGAAAAAACCAATATATATAAAAAGGGCAGGAGTAACCTTGGAAGGGCTTACTCCAATGTCAACTCAAATAGTCCCTATAAGTGAAGAACTTGTTGGGAAAAAGTCATTTGATGATCAAACAGATGGGAATGCTGTATTCGAATTTGTTTACTATAATGGGGCTGAATTACCAGGAAATAGAACGTTTATTCGAAATATAGGCATAAGAAACTTAGGATTTAATCTAAGGGGAATAAATACGACAACAACTATACGTATTTTAAGACCTTATGATTTATGTCTTTTCGAAAACTTAATTTTCTTCAATATAAGAGGAACTGCAATCAAGGCTGTGGGTGAATATGGAGAAATACCTGATACTAAGGCTAAAGGTCTTGGACAAGGTCTTATATTACGAGATATCCACATAGATAATAGTGCAACAGTAAGTGATTCAATGACTAACGGTATATATACTACAACCACTAAACTTCTAGATAGTGGTCGGATTGATTTAGCTGAAAAACCAGCTATACACTTAGAGAATATAAATGAAAGCAGCCTTACTAATGTGAAATTCATTGCATGCATGAGTCAAGTAGATGAGAACGGGAACATAATACGCAAACAAGTGGGGGATGAGATGGTTAGAACTCCAGCTCAAGCACCAAGGCAAGGTGTTCTCTTAGAAGGCTGTGCAGGCATATCGATAAAAGAATCTTCCTTTACGAATATCTCGAAACCAGCAATTCATATTCGGAGAGGGACATACGGAAGGCAGATGCAGGCTCTATACCACTTTATTCAAAGTAATACATTTGAAGAGATAACGGGATCAGGAGTAACAATTGATGGAGGGGCACCACAAACAGATGACAAAGGGCGTAAGGGAGTCAGTCAAATCACTATCTCTGAGAATCGTTTCTTAGGTAATAGTATTAATCAATATGCGTATATATTAGATAATTGTGATCTAGTAACTATACGAGATCGTGCAACAATTTATATCGGGGAGAAAGCTAGTAATACAACTGTCTATGCAGTAGACACTAATTCAGGTATAACACCTAAAATTGTCGATAAAGGCTTGCGTAGTATAATTATGGGAAGAAAGTATAATACTCTGGATCAAGAGAATACCTACACTTTTAATACAAGAATAGAACCACGTCGAATAACAATACCGACTATTAGTAAAAATAATTTATATAATTCTAGCGTAAAAGATGTGGAAGGTGATATCGTTTTAGTTGCATCTGATGATAGTTCAGAACATAAGTTAGCAATATTGCGAAAGTGGATAGACGGCTCGTTAAGGTGGACATACATGCAAAGTGAGTTAGTGTTGGCAGGACAACTTGAAGCTATCAATCCTTTTTTAGTGGAGGATACCTATATTCGTGGTGTTTATTCAGGGGATGTATGGTCGCTCATTGTAACAGCAACGCTTATGGATGGCTCTGTTATAGTGAAAAAAGGTGGGACACTAAAAGATGACGGGACTTTTGAATTCTACTATAAAGGTGTTGTTAAAGAATTTAGAAGGTGTAAAGGAATACAGGTTGAAACGCTAGATAGAGCGGGGAATAAGTTAAGTGAGCATAATGTTGAAATAATCAGACCTACCCTTTTGATATCGCCAAATTACCAAGTTGGAGGCAGTTTTATAACGGGTAATTACACGATGGTAAAGACGCTAGGACTGTACGTAGCAGATGAAGATGTAGAATATCCAGGAGGCGACTTAAATTCAGATGGCAGCTTAAATATTATGCATTGCCTCGAATAA
- the argC gene encoding N-acetyl-gamma-glutamyl-phosphate reductase codes for MKVSIIGATGYGGLELLRLLHQHPHVEIVSLHSFSAQTDDISRFYPHLHTVYHHELAEIDVTKIAEESEAVFLATPSGVAKEAAQPFIDAGMKVIDLSGDFRLSKEKYEKWYNKDAAPEAYLNQAEYGLAEWRENVETTFISNPGCYATATLLGLAPLVMEGKIEADSIIVDAKSGISGAGKTPSANTHFPETNENMTLYRMNQHQHIPEIIRQLRVWDAGIDAITFSTSLIPVTRGIFATIYVKAKDATSTEELLALYRKSYDGKPFVRVQDKDVYPSLKQVTASNFCDIGLCYNERTNMITIVVVIDNLVKGAAGQAIQNLNLMAGFEETAGLDFIPVYP; via the coding sequence ATGAAAGTTTCGATTATTGGAGCAACAGGTTATGGAGGTCTTGAATTACTCCGATTGTTACATCAACATCCGCACGTTGAGATCGTATCTTTGCATAGTTTCTCCGCCCAGACGGACGATATATCGCGATTCTACCCTCATCTACATACGGTTTATCATCATGAGCTTGCCGAGATTGACGTGACCAAAATCGCGGAGGAAAGTGAAGCTGTTTTTCTAGCAACGCCTAGTGGGGTGGCCAAGGAAGCAGCGCAACCGTTTATCGATGCGGGAATGAAGGTCATTGATTTGTCGGGAGATTTTAGGTTGTCGAAGGAAAAATATGAGAAGTGGTATAACAAGGACGCGGCGCCTGAGGCTTATTTGAATCAAGCGGAGTATGGGTTGGCGGAATGGCGCGAGAATGTGGAGACGACATTTATTTCGAATCCTGGTTGTTACGCGACGGCGACTTTGCTTGGTTTAGCGCCACTTGTGATGGAAGGTAAGATCGAGGCTGATTCGATTATTGTGGATGCGAAATCGGGAATTTCAGGGGCGGGCAAGACGCCGAGTGCGAATACGCATTTTCCGGAGACGAACGAGAACATGACGCTGTATCGGATGAATCAGCATCAACATATTCCAGAGATTATCCGGCAGTTGCGTGTTTGGGACGCGGGGATTGATGCGATTACGTTTTCGACATCGCTCATTCCAGTGACGCGAGGCATTTTTGCAACGATTTATGTGAAGGCGAAAGATGCGACATCGACGGAGGAACTGCTTGCACTTTACCGAAAAAGCTATGATGGGAAGCCATTTGTGCGAGTTCAGGACAAGGATGTTTATCCGAGTTTGAAACAGGTGACGGCATCGAACTTTTGCGATATTGGGCTTTGTTATAATGAACGAACGAATATGATTACGATTGTTGTGGTGATTGATAATTTGGTCAAAGGGGCGGCGGGACAAGCGATTCAGAATTTGAATTTGATGGCCGGATTTGAGGAAACGGCTGGGCTTGATTTTATACCGGTTTATCCTTGA
- the argJ gene encoding bifunctional glutamate N-acetyltransferase/amino-acid acetyltransferase ArgJ, with the protein MLIEDGTIATPLGFYADGKHCGLKRRKKDIGVIFSETPAEAAAVYTMNQMQAAPIFITKDSLAADQTLQAIVVNSGVANACTGKQGLEDGFAMRAITAKHLGIAETAVAVASTGVIGDYLPMEKVTAGIESLVVKSGTSSGFHEAILTTDTVQKELTLQAEIGGKTITISGVAKGSGMIHPNMATMLSFITTDAAVPAKLLQKLLKQKVDQTFNQITVDGDTSTNDMVVVMANGCAGNTAFSEGTPEFTAFTKMFYAVCQHLAKSIARDGEGATKLIEAQVKGATSKEDARMIAKQIVSSSLVKTAMFGEDANWGRIICAIGYSGGRFSPDNITIKIGETAILEKSENADYDPEVLADYLQKENILIEVNLHSGLETGTAWGCDLSYDYVKINACYRT; encoded by the coding sequence ATCTTGATTGAAGATGGTACGATTGCGACGCCGCTTGGTTTCTATGCGGACGGGAAGCATTGTGGATTGAAGCGTAGAAAGAAGGATATCGGCGTTATTTTTTCGGAAACTCCTGCTGAAGCGGCTGCGGTTTATACGATGAATCAAATGCAGGCAGCACCAATTTTTATAACGAAAGATAGTTTGGCGGCGGATCAGACGTTGCAGGCAATCGTTGTGAATAGCGGAGTCGCGAATGCTTGTACAGGAAAACAGGGCTTGGAAGATGGTTTTGCGATGCGAGCGATAACGGCGAAGCATTTAGGAATTGCCGAAACAGCGGTAGCAGTGGCTTCGACTGGTGTTATCGGAGACTATTTACCAATGGAAAAAGTGACAGCGGGCATCGAATCGCTAGTTGTAAAATCAGGAACGAGCAGCGGTTTTCATGAAGCGATTTTAACGACGGATACAGTGCAAAAAGAACTAACATTGCAAGCTGAAATTGGCGGGAAAACGATCACAATTTCAGGCGTGGCCAAGGGGTCAGGAATGATTCATCCAAACATGGCGACGATGCTTTCGTTTATTACGACAGATGCGGCAGTTCCGGCTAAACTATTGCAAAAATTACTAAAACAAAAAGTAGATCAAACTTTCAATCAAATAACAGTGGATGGCGATACATCAACGAATGACATGGTGGTTGTGATGGCCAATGGATGTGCTGGAAATACTGCATTTTCGGAAGGGACGCCAGAATTTACTGCTTTTACAAAGATGTTTTACGCAGTATGTCAACATTTAGCGAAAAGCATTGCGAGAGACGGTGAAGGCGCGACGAAGTTGATCGAAGCACAAGTCAAAGGTGCGACGTCAAAAGAAGATGCGAGAATGATCGCGAAACAGATTGTATCATCGAGCTTGGTGAAGACCGCGATGTTCGGCGAGGACGCCAATTGGGGCCGAATTATCTGTGCGATTGGCTACAGCGGTGGACGTTTTTCACCGGATAATATCACAATAAAAATTGGCGAGACTGCCATTTTGGAGAAAAGTGAGAACGCAGATTATGATCCTGAGGTGCTTGCTGACTATCTACAAAAGGAAAACATTTTAATCGAAGTGAATTTGCATAGTGGTTTGGAGACTGGAACTGCTTGGGGATGCGATTTGAGCTATGATTATGTCAAAATAAATGCGTGTTACAGAACGTGA
- the argF gene encoding ornithine carbamoyltransferase yields MMMYHKETTKGKDMLSLLEWSNEEIAELVQLGLAIKTNPTHYSHTLSGQILGMIFDKSSTRTRVSFEAGILQLGGQAIVMSSKELQIGRGEPIKDTAHVLSEYINAVMIRTFSHEGVEELAEHASIPIINGLTDLHHPCQALADLLTIFEVKNTFEGVKLAYIGDGNNVCHSLLLAAAMVGLDISCAMPAGYEPDEMVLNEAYKIATKTGAKIEITTDPILAVSDADFVYTDVWTSMGQEEENAKRFADFKGYAVTNELVSHAKSDYHFLHCLPAHREEEVATTVIDGPQSLVYQQAGNRLHAQKALLVLILG; encoded by the coding sequence ATAATGATGTATCATAAAGAAACGACTAAAGGTAAAGATATGTTGAGTTTACTGGAATGGAGCAATGAAGAAATCGCGGAATTGGTGCAGTTAGGCCTTGCGATTAAGACAAATCCAACGCATTACAGCCATACGCTGAGCGGCCAGATTTTAGGGATGATTTTCGATAAGTCATCCACGCGGACGAGAGTTTCTTTTGAGGCTGGAATTTTGCAATTGGGAGGTCAAGCGATTGTGATGTCGTCAAAAGAGCTCCAAATTGGGCGTGGCGAGCCAATCAAGGACACGGCGCATGTCTTGAGCGAATATATAAACGCTGTGATGATTCGGACGTTTAGCCACGAAGGCGTCGAGGAACTTGCCGAACACGCTTCGATTCCGATTATAAATGGCTTGACCGACCTACATCATCCATGCCAAGCGCTTGCCGATTTATTGACGATTTTTGAAGTGAAAAACACCTTTGAAGGCGTGAAACTTGCGTATATCGGTGATGGAAATAATGTATGTCATTCGCTACTCTTAGCTGCTGCAATGGTTGGCTTAGATATTTCATGTGCGATGCCAGCAGGTTATGAGCCCGATGAGATGGTTCTAAATGAAGCCTATAAAATTGCCACAAAAACAGGTGCTAAAATCGAGATTACGACTGATCCAATTCTTGCCGTTTCTGACGCTGATTTTGTATATACGGATGTGTGGACGAGTATGGGGCAAGAAGAGGAGAACGCGAAACGTTTTGCAGATTTCAAAGGCTATGCCGTGACGAATGAACTGGTATCACATGCCAAATCGGACTATCATTTCTTGCACTGCTTACCAGCACATCGCGAGGAAGAGGTCGCAACGACGGTTATCGATGGCCCCCAATCACTTGTCTATCAACAAGCTGGAAATAGACTGCATGCCCAGAAAGCTTTACTCGTGCTGATTTTAGGATAA
- the argB gene encoding acetylglutamate kinase, with the protein MSEIIVVKIGGVAGSHLHESFFNQIKTWQANGKQVVLVHGGGVQINKMMEALQIPVETKAGLRITTKETLAVTKMVLIGQVQPEIVTALEKEHISAVGLHAGDAGLMQAEQLTDGELGFVGEITLVKTDLISHLTEQGIVPVIAPLGLTTATQWLNVNADLAACAVAAALQAEELILLTDVAGVLDAGEVLTHIDTAELGELFAKEVITGGMIPKLASAKNAVTQGVGQVIITNEITTKGTIISDGVKIG; encoded by the coding sequence ATGAGTGAAATAATCGTTGTCAAAATAGGTGGCGTCGCGGGAAGTCATCTGCATGAAAGTTTTTTCAATCAAATCAAAACGTGGCAGGCGAACGGGAAACAGGTCGTGCTCGTTCATGGTGGCGGCGTGCAGATCAATAAAATGATGGAGGCCCTGCAAATTCCAGTGGAAACGAAGGCGGGCTTGCGCATCACGACAAAAGAGACACTTGCTGTGACGAAAATGGTGCTGATCGGACAAGTGCAACCGGAGATTGTAACGGCGCTCGAAAAGGAACATATTTCTGCGGTGGGGCTACATGCAGGAGACGCCGGGCTGATGCAGGCGGAACAATTGACGGACGGCGAACTCGGATTTGTCGGTGAAATCACGCTTGTTAAAACAGATTTGATATCTCATTTGACGGAGCAAGGAATCGTGCCAGTTATCGCGCCACTTGGCTTAACAACAGCAACACAGTGGTTGAATGTGAACGCGGATTTAGCGGCATGTGCCGTCGCGGCGGCGCTTCAAGCAGAGGAGCTTATATTGTTGACGGATGTCGCGGGAGTCCTTGATGCAGGCGAAGTACTGACGCATATCGACACGGCAGAACTCGGTGAATTATTCGCAAAAGAAGTAATCACGGGTGGCATGATTCCCAAACTCGCAAGCGCGAAAAATGCGGTTACACAAGGTGTTGGGCAAGTCATTATTACGAATGAAATCACTACCAAAGGGACAATAATAAGCGATGGGGTGAAAATAGGATGA